A region of Gracilinanus agilis isolate LMUSP501 chromosome 3, AgileGrace, whole genome shotgun sequence DNA encodes the following proteins:
- the LOC123240765 gene encoding cyclin-A2-like, whose product MLQAPQKPKRQSVVGPLRDIPVNDERDTGPRWKATSKKAAFIIQVNEPDDKNGKKFLIAQKVPCEDDVLGFNSAVSLPETKALAPRDYPMDGSFESSIAMDTSVEVEADGKPRNINEVPDYQEDIYLYLRKMEAKYKPKVGYMEKQPEITNSMRAILVDWLVDVGEEYSFQNETLHLAVNYVDRYLSSVSVLRGKLQLVGIAAIFLASKFEEICPPDTTEFMCLTDGLYTKSQIVGMEQMLLGVLAFDLAVPTIIQFLTHYFLHQQQANSKVESLAMFLGELSLMDADPYLKYLPSVTAGAAFHLALYTITGKSWPESLIQKTGYTLESLKPCLMDLHQTYLRAPHHALQCIQEKYKTEKYHCVSLINPPETLNLE is encoded by the coding sequence ATGCTTCAAGCTCCCCAGAAGCCCAAGCGCCAGTCCGTTGTTGGTCCTCTCAGAGATATTCCTGTTAATGATGAGCGGGATACTGGCCCACGTTGGAAAGCCACCAGTAAGAAGGCTGCTTTCATAATTCAAGTGAATGAACCAGATGATAAGAACGGAAAGAAATTTCTTATTGCCCAAAAAGTGCCGTGTGAGGATGATGTGCTGGGTTTCAATTCAGCTGTTTCACTCCCAGAGACAAAAGCTTTGGCGCCCCGTGATTATCCGATGGATGGGAGTTTTGAATCCTCCATTGCTATGGACACATCCGTGGAAGTGGAAGCAGATGGAAAGCCACGAAATATCAATGAAGTCCCTGACTACCAAGAAGACATCTATCTGTACCTTAGGAAAATGGAGGCTAAATATAAGCCTAAAGTAGGCTACATGGAGAAGCAACCAGAAATAACCAACAGCATGAGGGCCATCTTGGTGGACTGGCTAGTGGACGTTGGGGAGGAATACAGTTTCCAGAATGAGACTCTCCATTTGGCTGTGAACTATGTTGATAGATACCTTTCTTCCGTGTCAGTTCTGCGGGGAAAGCTCCAGCTAGTTGGGATTGCTGCCATATTCCTTGCCTCAAAGTTCGAAGAAATCTGTCCACCGGATACGACCGAATTTATGTGCCTCACCGATGGCCTGTACACAAAAAGTCAGATTGTAGGAATGGAGCAAATGCTGCTGGGTGTGCTGGCTTTTGACCTTGCGGTGCCAACAATAATCCAGTTCCTCACGCATTATTTCCTGCATCAGCAGCAGGCCAATTCCAAGGTGGAAAGTTTAGCCATGTTTCTGGGGGAGTTAAGTTTAATGGATGCGGACCCCTACCTGAAATATTTACCCTCAGTTACCGCTGGGGCTGCCTTTCATCTTGCTCTCTACACAATCACTGGGAAAAGCTGGCCTGAGTCATTGATCCAAAAAACGGGATACACCTTGGAAAGTCTTAAGCCATGTCTAATGGACCTTCATCAGACCTACCTCAGAGCTCCACATCACGCCCTACAGTGCATACAAGAAAAATACAAGACGGAAAAGTACCATTGCGTGTCCCTCATCAACCCTCCAGAGACACTAAACTTAGAGTGA